In Sorghum bicolor cultivar BTx623 chromosome 8, Sorghum_bicolor_NCBIv3, whole genome shotgun sequence, one genomic interval encodes:
- the LOC8084765 gene encoding uncharacterized protein LOC8084765 isoform X2, whose product MSNREFVDQNFNGIYFLRYNMSRAPIEREILGTSVVGLVRAVAVETAKSAARFAIAQQEIVGAANGYTIYAFAQCIPRVTRDCEFCLEDLISSANMFLRTSVGGESSALWCQFRWELYPFITGVTPMFINGVSPTPAEGKHGSSSEHQWKRNFVILSVVVGSAVLAILIVSAIVWSVQRLRNKRLHRHSSTTTPAGERLECMETTSLEKKCPETGEGSSSKVPESSMLGTPKPVEESMGDACSRMDLSAIHQILVTRDYRDDEGSTELSFEGWTQQARDVLDARKRGDSAFECRRYEIAINGYSEFVDAGTTVSPTVFIRRSLCYLMCDKPEAALRDAMLAQSFCPEWPTVFYMQSVALSKMNMQSDAVDMLNEAYQLEEMRRQTSTQLR is encoded by the exons ATGTCAAATAGGGAGTTTGTAGATCAGAATTTCAACGGCATTTATTTCTTGAGGTACAACATGTCTAGAGCTCCAATTGAAAGGGAGATTCTTGGAACAAGTGTTGTTGGGCTAGTACGGGCAGTGGCAGTGGAGACAGCGAAGTCGGCGGCTCGCTTTGCTATAGCCCAGCAAGAAATTGTTGGCGCAGCAAACGGATACACTATATATGCTTTTGCACAGTGTATACCGAGAGTGACGAGGGACTGCGAATTTTGTCTGGAAGATCTGATCAGCAGTGCAAACATGTTTCTTCGGACGTCAGTAGGAGGGGAAAGCTCAGCGTTGTGGTGCCAGTTCCGATGGGAGCTTTATCCGTTCATCACTGGGGTGACTCCTATGTTCATCAACGGGGTGAGTCCTACGCCAGCAGAAG GAAAGCATGGATCTAGTTCTGAGCATCAGTGGAAACGAAACTTCGTTATACTGTCTGTAGTCGTAGGTTCTGCAGTGCTTGCTATACTGATTGTTTCAGCTATAGTATGGTCAGTGCAAAGGTTGAGGAACAAGCGACTACATAGACATAGCTCGACGACGACACCTGCAG GCGAAAGGCTCGAATGCATGGAGACCACATCTTTAGAAAAGAAGTGCCCAGAGACTGGAGAAGGATCATCTAGCAAG GTACCGGAGTCCTCGATGCTTGGAACTCCAAAGCCAGTGGAAGAATCCATGGGAGATGCCTGTTCCAGAATGGATCTAAGTGCCATTCATCAAATCCTAGTTACAAGAGATTACAGAGATGATGAAGGGAGCACTGAG CTGTCTTTTGAAGGATGGACACAGCAGGCGAGGGATGTGTTGGATGCAAGGAAACGTGGAGACTCTGCCTTCGAATGCAGAAGATATGAAATTGCTATCAATGGTTACAGTGAG TTTGTCGATGCAGGGACAACGGTGTCACCAACCGTATTCATTAGGCGAAGCTTGTGCTACCTTATGTGCGACAAGCCTGAGGCTGCCCTCCGTGATGCAATGCTAGCACAGTCGTTCTGCCCTGAATGGCCGACAGTGTTCTACATGCAATCAGTAGCCCTATCCAAGATGAATATGCAGAGTGACGCGGTGGACATGCTGAACGAAGCATATCAGCTAGAAGAGATGAGGAGGCAAACGAGCACACAGCTCAGATAG
- the LOC8084765 gene encoding uncharacterized protein LOC8084765 isoform X1, translated as MSNREFVDQNFNGIYFLRYNMSRAPIEREILGTSVVGLVRAVAVETAKSAARFAIAQQEIVGAANGYTIYAFAQCIPRVTRDCEFCLEDLISSANMFLRTSVGGESSALWCQFRWELYPFITGVTPMFINGVSPTPAEAGKHGSSSEHQWKRNFVILSVVVGSAVLAILIVSAIVWSVQRLRNKRLHRHSSTTTPAGERLECMETTSLEKKCPETGEGSSSKVPESSMLGTPKPVEESMGDACSRMDLSAIHQILVTRDYRDDEGSTELSFEGWTQQARDVLDARKRGDSAFECRRYEIAINGYSEFVDAGTTVSPTVFIRRSLCYLMCDKPEAALRDAMLAQSFCPEWPTVFYMQSVALSKMNMQSDAVDMLNEAYQLEEMRRQTSTQLR; from the exons ATGTCAAATAGGGAGTTTGTAGATCAGAATTTCAACGGCATTTATTTCTTGAGGTACAACATGTCTAGAGCTCCAATTGAAAGGGAGATTCTTGGAACAAGTGTTGTTGGGCTAGTACGGGCAGTGGCAGTGGAGACAGCGAAGTCGGCGGCTCGCTTTGCTATAGCCCAGCAAGAAATTGTTGGCGCAGCAAACGGATACACTATATATGCTTTTGCACAGTGTATACCGAGAGTGACGAGGGACTGCGAATTTTGTCTGGAAGATCTGATCAGCAGTGCAAACATGTTTCTTCGGACGTCAGTAGGAGGGGAAAGCTCAGCGTTGTGGTGCCAGTTCCGATGGGAGCTTTATCCGTTCATCACTGGGGTGACTCCTATGTTCATCAACGGGGTGAGTCCTACGCCAGCAGAAG CAGGAAAGCATGGATCTAGTTCTGAGCATCAGTGGAAACGAAACTTCGTTATACTGTCTGTAGTCGTAGGTTCTGCAGTGCTTGCTATACTGATTGTTTCAGCTATAGTATGGTCAGTGCAAAGGTTGAGGAACAAGCGACTACATAGACATAGCTCGACGACGACACCTGCAG GCGAAAGGCTCGAATGCATGGAGACCACATCTTTAGAAAAGAAGTGCCCAGAGACTGGAGAAGGATCATCTAGCAAG GTACCGGAGTCCTCGATGCTTGGAACTCCAAAGCCAGTGGAAGAATCCATGGGAGATGCCTGTTCCAGAATGGATCTAAGTGCCATTCATCAAATCCTAGTTACAAGAGATTACAGAGATGATGAAGGGAGCACTGAG CTGTCTTTTGAAGGATGGACACAGCAGGCGAGGGATGTGTTGGATGCAAGGAAACGTGGAGACTCTGCCTTCGAATGCAGAAGATATGAAATTGCTATCAATGGTTACAGTGAG TTTGTCGATGCAGGGACAACGGTGTCACCAACCGTATTCATTAGGCGAAGCTTGTGCTACCTTATGTGCGACAAGCCTGAGGCTGCCCTCCGTGATGCAATGCTAGCACAGTCGTTCTGCCCTGAATGGCCGACAGTGTTCTACATGCAATCAGTAGCCCTATCCAAGATGAATATGCAGAGTGACGCGGTGGACATGCTGAACGAAGCATATCAGCTAGAAGAGATGAGGAGGCAAACGAGCACACAGCTCAGATAG